A DNA window from Aphelocoma coerulescens isolate FSJ_1873_10779 chromosome 7, UR_Acoe_1.0, whole genome shotgun sequence contains the following coding sequences:
- the LOC138113284 gene encoding major centromere autoantigen B-like, with the protein MRRTRVRMGGEEGEEEEEGEEEEEDEDDEEDEEEENKDKEEGEDNEEQADMESEEKDEDDDYEEEDNEDKKYETEEEEEDEEEEEEEEEEEDDDDDDDNEEDDDDDEEEEEEEEGEEEEEDDDEDNDDDEEEEEEEEEEVEEEEEEDDDDDDDDQDSDE; encoded by the exons atgaggaggacaaGGGTGAGGatgggtggggaggagggagaggaagaggaggagggagaggaggaggaggaggacgaggatgacgaggaggacgaggaggaagaaaacaaggacaaggaggaaggggaggacaaCGAAGAGCAGGCCGACATGGAGAGCGAGGAGAAGGATGAGGACGACGACTACGAGGAGGAGGATAACGAGGACAAAAAGTATGagactgaggaggaggaagaggatgag gaggaggaggaggaggaggaggaggaggaggacgacgacgacgacgacgacaaCGAGGAAGACGACGatgacgacgaagaagaggaggaggaggaggagggggaggaggaggaggaggacgacgacgaagaCAACGATgacgatgaagaagaggaggaggaggaggaggaggaggtggaggaggaggaggaggaggacgacgacgacgacgacgacgaccaGGATTCGGATGAGTAG